A single window of uncultured Methanospirillum sp. DNA harbors:
- a CDS encoding DNA methyltransferase, with protein sequence MKLIFELWGEHPEIPRAEISCLGRVIDHRLQVAVIDIPDPVSVQRLAYTHRVMRYLGDCSATEESFTRMLTDLSLTSDQPFCGRVKKMDGSEMSHSTTQMERLIGTHIEGPVSVSAPEKVFRAIASGDRIYFGEVLWELDRGPYHERKPGNREFFHPGVMMPRMIRSLVNLANAMPGETVLDPFCGTGGTQIEAELIGCNAIGTDADPFMIQGTRLNLPGSKAAIADVRYLPFPDNSIDHVVSDLPYGQSVFIIGSALEELYQSALGEILRVTKPAMRSVIVTHRDIRPLVAEYFTICEYFEQRVHRSLTRRILVITH encoded by the coding sequence GTGAAACTGATCTTTGAGCTCTGGGGCGAACATCCGGAGATCCCCAGGGCTGAAATATCGTGCCTGGGCAGAGTGATCGATCACCGGCTCCAGGTTGCGGTCATTGATATACCTGATCCGGTATCTGTCCAGAGGCTTGCATACACGCACCGGGTGATGCGGTACCTGGGAGATTGTTCTGCTACCGAAGAGTCATTCACCAGGATGCTGACCGATCTCTCCCTCACATCTGACCAGCCATTCTGTGGGAGAGTAAAAAAGATGGACGGTTCAGAGATGAGCCATTCAACCACCCAGATGGAGCGACTAATCGGAACGCACATCGAAGGACCTGTCTCTGTATCAGCACCGGAAAAGGTGTTTCGTGCCATTGCTTCAGGGGACAGGATCTATTTCGGAGAAGTACTCTGGGAACTCGATCGTGGCCCGTACCATGAGCGAAAACCCGGTAACCGAGAGTTCTTCCACCCAGGTGTGATGATGCCACGGATGATCCGTTCCCTCGTGAACCTTGCCAATGCAATGCCTGGGGAGACGGTTCTGGATCCCTTCTGCGGAACAGGAGGGACCCAGATAGAAGCAGAACTTATCGGGTGCAATGCAATTGGGACTGATGCAGATCCCTTTATGATTCAGGGAACACGACTGAACCTGCCTGGATCAAAGGCAGCCATCGCCGATGTCAGATACCTTCCATTCCCTGATAACTCAATCGATCATGTGGTATCAGATCTACCATACGGGCAGTCAGTATTCATCATCGGATCAGCACTTGAGGAACTGTACCAGAGTGCTCTTGGAGAGATACTCAGGGTCACAAAGCCTGCCATGAGATCGGTGATCGTGACTCACCGGGATATCAGACCACTCGTTGCAGAGTATTTCACGATCTGTGAATATTTCGAACAGCGGGTACACCGAAGTCTCACCAGACGTATTCTTGTGATAACACACTGA
- a CDS encoding response regulator produces the protein MGNLLLVDDAAYMRRLIGIMAKKGGHEVIGEAETGEQAIDLFLRLSPDLVILDILMPDMDGLAVLKKIKELKSDAKIIMCTASEQSHHVQEAISSGAKGYIVKPFTQESLNEKINAALAS, from the coding sequence ATGGGCAATCTCCTTCTTGTTGACGATGCAGCATATATGCGCAGGCTCATCGGCATCATGGCAAAAAAAGGAGGGCATGAGGTAATAGGTGAGGCGGAGACCGGAGAGCAGGCGATAGATCTTTTTTTGCGGCTCTCTCCTGATCTGGTCATACTTGATATCCTGATGCCTGATATGGACGGACTTGCTGTTTTAAAAAAAATCAAAGAACTGAAGAGTGACGCAAAAATTATCATGTGCACGGCATCAGAGCAGTCACACCATGTACAGGAAGCAATCTCCTCCGGGGCAAAAGGGTACATTGTAAAACCTTTCACACAGGAGAGTCTGAACGAGAAGATCAACGCTGCCCTTGCATCATAA
- the dnaJ gene encoding molecular chaperone DnaJ produces MVAGDYYDRLGVSRTADDKEIKKAYRNLARKYHPDVNKDPGAEDKFKEINEAYSVLSDVQKRAQYDQMGHENFTNASKGSYGGGGYSGGFNADFSGFGDIFDFASDIFGGFGGGRQRGPRRGDDLLMRLDITLKDATFGLDKEIEVMHAEACQTCEGTGSENRNLKNCPKCGGSGQIRQQTQTPFGNFVRQGTCDLCHGRGKVPEKPCSTCHGTGHSKVRRKVSVHIPAGVDTGMRLRMDGYGEAGDHGAPNGDLYIEMHVKPDSRFQREGDNLGTKVQISPAQAVLGTSVEIETIDNRKLDVKVPAGTQGGKRLRVAGEGVRRRGRHGDLLVLVEVVIPKNIHGEVKELYEKILAHEGHKPRSDGDKKGFFESILGGS; encoded by the coding sequence ATGGTTGCGGGAGATTACTACGACAGACTCGGCGTCTCACGGACAGCCGATGATAAGGAGATCAAGAAGGCCTACCGCAACCTTGCCCGTAAGTACCACCCTGACGTAAACAAGGATCCCGGAGCAGAGGACAAATTCAAGGAGATCAACGAGGCGTACAGTGTTCTGTCTGATGTCCAGAAGCGGGCCCAGTACGATCAGATGGGGCATGAAAACTTCACCAACGCCTCCAAGGGATCCTACGGCGGTGGGGGGTACAGCGGAGGGTTTAACGCAGACTTCTCAGGATTTGGAGATATCTTCGACTTTGCCAGCGATATCTTCGGAGGGTTCGGAGGCGGAAGGCAGCGTGGGCCGCGGAGGGGTGATGACCTCCTCATGCGGCTGGACATCACACTGAAGGATGCCACATTCGGGCTCGACAAAGAGATCGAGGTGATGCATGCTGAGGCCTGTCAGACCTGTGAAGGTACTGGCAGTGAGAACCGGAACCTGAAAAACTGCCCCAAGTGTGGCGGATCAGGGCAGATCAGACAGCAGACCCAGACTCCCTTCGGTAACTTTGTCAGGCAGGGAACCTGTGACCTCTGTCACGGACGGGGAAAAGTACCTGAAAAACCCTGCTCCACATGTCACGGTACCGGTCATTCCAAGGTCCGCAGAAAGGTATCAGTACATATCCCTGCCGGTGTAGATACCGGAATGCGCTTGAGGATGGATGGGTACGGCGAGGCAGGTGATCACGGTGCCCCGAACGGAGATCTGTACATCGAGATGCATGTCAAACCTGACTCGCGATTCCAGCGTGAAGGTGACAATCTCGGGACTAAAGTTCAAATCTCACCGGCCCAGGCAGTCCTTGGAACATCAGTTGAGATAGAGACGATCGATAACCGGAAACTCGACGTGAAAGTTCCTGCAGGCACCCAGGGAGGAAAACGTCTCAGGGTTGCAGGAGAAGGAGTCAGGCGGAGAGGAAGACATGGCGATCTCCTTGTCCTTGTAGAGGTCGTCATTCCGAAAAATATCCATGGTGAGGTCAAAGAGTTGTACGAAAAGATCCTTGCACATGAAGGGCACAAGCCCCGAAGTGATGGAGATAAGAAAGGATTCTTTGAGTCAATTCTTGGCGGTAGTTAA
- the dnaK gene encoding molecular chaperone DnaK: protein MASEKILGIDLGTTNSCMSIMEGGKAVVIPNAEGGRTTPSVVAFTKDGERLVGSLAKRQAITNHQNTIISVKRNMGTDKKFNLNGKNFSAQEISAMILQKLKSDAEAYLGDEIKKAVITVPAYFNDAQRQATKDAGTIAGLEVLRIINEPTASALAYGIDKEEDKTVLVYDLGGGTFDVSILTLGDGVFEVKATAGNNHLGGDDFDKLVTDFLVEEFKRKEGIDLTKDPMAMQRLRDASENAKIELSQKQKTNVNLPYITTDSSGPKFLDIDLTKSKFEQLIGNLVESTIGPVKQALSDAGMTPSDIDHVLLVGGSTRVPLVQQKVKEILGKEPDKGINPDECVAVGAAIQGGVLGGETSDIVLLDVAPLTLSIETLGGIATPIIDRNTTIPTKKSQVFSTAADNQTSVEIHVVQGERKLAADNFTLGKFMLTGIPPAPRGIPQIEVTFDIDANGIIHVSAKDLGTGNEQKITIKGSKKLSDDEIERMVDDAKKFEEEDTKKKEEIEVRNSADMAVFSAEKLLKESEDKIEEEDKTKVREQIDTVKKALEGTDSEQIKKAMEALTEAVYTITTKIYQKVQQDQAAQQQAGGAGEQQSSGPSDDNVVDADFTEKKE from the coding sequence ATGGCTAGTGAAAAAATTCTGGGTATCGATCTCGGAACAACCAACTCATGCATGTCGATCATGGAGGGTGGAAAGGCAGTCGTCATTCCAAACGCTGAAGGTGGCAGAACCACTCCATCAGTCGTAGCCTTCACCAAGGATGGAGAAAGACTGGTCGGCAGCCTTGCAAAGCGTCAGGCCATCACCAACCACCAGAACACGATCATATCGGTAAAACGCAATATGGGAACTGACAAGAAGTTCAATCTCAACGGAAAGAACTTCAGCGCTCAGGAGATCTCTGCGATGATCCTTCAGAAACTCAAGAGTGATGCTGAGGCATATCTTGGGGATGAGATCAAGAAAGCAGTCATCACCGTCCCTGCGTACTTCAATGATGCCCAGCGACAGGCAACCAAGGATGCAGGAACTATTGCAGGCCTTGAAGTTCTCCGTATCATCAACGAGCCGACTGCAAGTGCCCTTGCATACGGTATCGACAAAGAAGAGGACAAGACCGTTCTGGTATACGACCTTGGTGGCGGTACATTCGATGTCTCCATTCTGACCCTTGGTGACGGAGTCTTTGAGGTTAAGGCAACCGCGGGTAACAACCATCTTGGTGGCGACGACTTTGATAAGTTAGTCACTGACTTCCTGGTCGAGGAGTTCAAGAGGAAGGAGGGCATCGACCTGACCAAGGACCCGATGGCCATGCAGCGGCTGCGTGATGCATCTGAGAACGCAAAGATCGAACTTTCACAGAAACAGAAGACCAATGTCAACCTGCCGTACATCACCACCGACTCAAGCGGTCCGAAGTTCCTGGACATCGACCTGACAAAATCCAAGTTCGAGCAGCTCATCGGCAACCTGGTTGAGAGCACCATCGGACCGGTCAAGCAGGCACTTTCAGATGCAGGCATGACCCCGTCTGATATTGATCATGTGCTCCTCGTAGGAGGTTCCACCCGTGTCCCGCTCGTTCAGCAGAAGGTCAAGGAGATCCTTGGAAAAGAACCAGACAAGGGAATCAACCCTGATGAGTGTGTTGCAGTTGGTGCAGCAATTCAGGGAGGCGTACTCGGCGGTGAGACCAGTGATATCGTTCTGCTCGATGTAGCCCCGCTGACCCTCTCGATCGAGACCCTTGGTGGAATCGCAACCCCGATCATCGACCGGAACACAACCATCCCGACCAAGAAGAGCCAGGTCTTCTCCACTGCAGCAGACAACCAGACTTCAGTTGAGATTCATGTTGTTCAGGGTGAGCGAAAACTTGCAGCTGACAACTTCACGCTCGGGAAGTTCATGCTGACCGGTATCCCACCGGCACCACGCGGCATCCCCCAGATCGAGGTCACCTTCGATATCGATGCAAACGGTATCATCCATGTATCTGCCAAGGACCTTGGCACCGGTAACGAGCAGAAGATCACCATCAAGGGAAGCAAGAAGCTCTCTGATGATGAGATCGAGCGGATGGTTGACGACGCAAAGAAGTTCGAGGAAGAGGACACCAAGAAGAAAGAGGAGATCGAGGTCCGCAACAGTGCCGATATGGCAGTCTTCTCTGCTGAGAAACTCCTGAAAGAGTCTGAGGACAAGATCGAAGAGGAAGACAAGACCAAGGTTCGTGAACAGATCGATACAGTCAAGAAGGCACTCGAGGGAACCGACTCTGAGCAGATCAAAAAGGCGATGGAAGCTCTGACCGAGGCTGTCTACACCATCACCACTAAGATCTACCAGAAGGTTCAGCAGGATCAGGCAGCCCAGCAGCAGGCCGGAGGCGCAGGAGAACAGCAGAGCTCAGGACCTTCTGACGACAACGTCGTTGATGCTGACTTCACCGAGAAGAAGGAGTGA
- a CDS encoding nucleotide exchange factor GrpE, which translates to MINSADEGAPQEPREDQGEAGELTPEESPPQDERTPLEILQGEYDELHNRYLRLAADFENFRKRSARDIESRTSSAIERFAKDMLEVADSLERALVSEGADHEGMNQIKKLLENVLDRQGIASYESSGEKFDPTRHEAIAYIPSDKDEGIVCDEVCKGYCLSSKVIRPAKVTVSRGNEADQSKE; encoded by the coding sequence ATGATTAATTCCGCAGATGAAGGGGCTCCGCAGGAACCCAGAGAAGATCAGGGTGAAGCCGGAGAACTGACTCCTGAGGAATCTCCTCCACAGGATGAACGCACTCCCCTTGAGATCCTGCAGGGTGAGTACGACGAACTCCACAATCGTTATCTGAGACTTGCAGCTGACTTTGAAAATTTCAGAAAAAGAAGTGCCCGTGATATTGAGTCACGCACCAGCTCGGCAATCGAACGGTTTGCAAAAGACATGCTTGAGGTTGCTGACAGCCTTGAACGTGCACTTGTTTCAGAGGGCGCCGACCATGAAGGGATGAACCAGATCAAGAAACTACTTGAAAATGTTCTTGACAGGCAGGGGATCGCGTCTTATGAATCATCTGGTGAAAAATTTGATCCAACCCGTCATGAGGCGATCGCCTATATTCCGTCCGATAAGGATGAAGGGATCGTCTGTGATGAAGTCTGTAAAGGCTACTGCTTAAGCAGCAAAGTTATCAGACCGGCAAAAGTTACAGTATCACGCGGAAACGAAGCAGATCAATCAAAGGAGTAA
- a CDS encoding ferritin-like domain-containing protein produces the protein MGTKGRMIVGMDVDELIGLLNKALSDEWLAYYQYWIGAKVVKGPTKDAVMAELVQHATEELGHADMIALRIMQLGGTPVLEPKEWYNLTNCGYDVPSDPFVRAILEQNIKGERCAIETYNRLMAVVKDKDPITYNMVLTIISQEVEHEEDLQGLLEDLEVILK, from the coding sequence ATGGGAACGAAAGGACGCATGATCGTCGGTATGGACGTTGATGAGCTCATCGGGCTACTCAACAAAGCCCTGAGCGATGAGTGGCTTGCGTACTATCAGTACTGGATCGGAGCCAAGGTGGTGAAGGGACCGACCAAGGATGCGGTGATGGCTGAACTTGTCCAGCATGCAACCGAGGAACTTGGACATGCAGATATGATCGCACTCCGAATTATGCAACTTGGGGGAACCCCGGTTCTTGAACCCAAAGAATGGTACAACCTGACAAACTGCGGGTATGATGTCCCGTCCGATCCCTTTGTCAGAGCCATCCTTGAGCAGAACATCAAGGGAGAACGGTGTGCGATTGAGACCTACAACAGACTGATGGCTGTGGTCAAAGACAAGGATCCGATCACATACAACATGGTGCTGACTATCATATCACAGGAGGTTGAACACGAAGAAGATCTTCAGGGTCTGCTCGAGGATCTTGAAGTCATCCTGAAATGA
- the putP gene encoding sodium/proline symporter PutP: protein MVNADIGIIVAFVVYLTLMLTVGALYYKKTHNVSDYILGSRGLNKYVASLSAEASDMSGWLLIGLPGLAYASGMQAGWVALGLIIGTFLNWKLVAKRLRIYTQEAGDSLTLPEFFKNRFHDKSDIIGGICAIFILIFFLLYTSAQFVSTGKLFNTVFGIDYTTALLIGSLIVVVYTFFGGFMAVCWTDFFQGLLMLFAILIVPIAAIGLLGGPVATIDTINAANPNLLNPFADADGTPLTAIAIISLMAWGLGYFGQPHILVRFMAIRDPKEIGHARLVAMIWVILSLVAAVAIGLVGKVFLSQPLVGSASETVFMVMTDQIFFSFLAGIILCGILAAIMSTASSQLLVTSSAVSEDLYRTYVRPNASEKEGVWVSRISVLVAAGIAILLGLNPDSLVYGIVSYAWAGFGAAFGPALLMALFWRRMTKAGALAGIISGGVTVLIWKQLNLFNLYEIVPGFIIALIAIYVVSMLTPAPDSSVIAVFDDVETADKNSN, encoded by the coding sequence ATGGTCAACGCTGATATTGGCATCATTGTCGCATTTGTTGTGTATCTTACTCTAATGCTCACCGTCGGTGCATTATACTATAAAAAGACACACAATGTTTCCGATTATATCCTGGGAAGCAGAGGTCTGAATAAATATGTTGCTTCGCTCAGTGCTGAAGCATCTGATATGAGTGGGTGGCTTCTCATTGGTCTGCCAGGTCTGGCGTACGCATCAGGAATGCAGGCAGGATGGGTTGCCCTGGGTCTCATCATTGGAACATTTCTGAACTGGAAACTGGTAGCAAAACGTCTGCGTATATATACACAGGAGGCCGGGGATTCTCTCACCCTGCCTGAGTTTTTTAAGAACCGGTTTCATGATAAGTCAGATATCATCGGCGGAATATGTGCGATATTCATCCTGATATTCTTCCTTCTGTATACGTCTGCCCAGTTTGTCTCTACAGGCAAACTCTTCAACACAGTCTTCGGGATTGATTACACCACAGCACTTCTCATCGGTTCTCTTATCGTTGTGGTTTACACCTTTTTTGGAGGGTTTATGGCGGTATGTTGGACTGACTTCTTCCAGGGCCTTCTCATGCTCTTTGCCATCCTGATTGTTCCTATTGCGGCGATAGGTCTCCTTGGTGGGCCGGTTGCAACAATCGATACAATCAATGCAGCAAATCCCAATCTGCTCAATCCGTTTGCTGATGCTGATGGGACTCCGCTCACGGCAATCGCGATCATCTCTCTTATGGCGTGGGGTCTCGGATACTTTGGCCAGCCCCATATCCTTGTCAGGTTCATGGCTATCCGTGATCCCAAAGAGATCGGACATGCCCGGCTTGTTGCAATGATCTGGGTTATTCTCTCCCTTGTAGCAGCAGTTGCAATCGGTCTCGTGGGAAAGGTCTTCCTTTCACAACCACTCGTGGGATCTGCATCAGAAACAGTATTCATGGTGATGACCGATCAGATCTTCTTCTCGTTCCTTGCCGGGATAATCCTCTGTGGTATTCTTGCAGCAATTATGAGCACTGCATCCTCACAACTTCTGGTTACCTCCTCTGCTGTATCAGAAGATCTCTACAGGACTTACGTGCGTCCGAATGCAAGTGAAAAAGAAGGAGTATGGGTGAGCAGGATATCAGTGCTTGTCGCTGCAGGCATTGCTATTCTTCTTGGTCTCAATCCTGACAGCCTTGTGTACGGTATTGTCTCCTATGCGTGGGCAGGATTTGGAGCTGCCTTTGGTCCTGCACTGTTGATGGCCCTCTTCTGGCGACGCATGACAAAAGCTGGTGCCCTTGCCGGAATTATCAGCGGTGGTGTGACTGTTCTCATCTGGAAACAGCTCAACCTATTCAATCTGTACGAGATAGTACCAGGATTTATTATTGCTCTCATTGCAATCTATGTTGTCAGCATGCTGACTCCTGCACCAGATTCATCTGTCATTGCAGTCTTTGATGATGTTGAAACGGCTGACAAAAATTCGAACTGA
- a CDS encoding UPF0280 family protein has protein sequence MSVRYHFELHETIATIVADRDEDIRIACQGLADARHEVERYILVDPFFRTSFDPLAVTTTSPIINRMADAAEKAGVGPMAAVAGAVATFALQDVITQGCKFCLIDNGGDIALVTDREVTIGLFAGESPLSGKYAFLVRPTSGIYGICTSSATVGPSISLGVADSVTVFSPDPILADAVATAVCNELTPEDHRCLERLPVGIDGVFAVFGDKSVIWGEIPKIILATVDESLITAGGITSHGDHR, from the coding sequence ATGTCAGTCAGGTATCATTTCGAGTTACATGAGACGATAGCCACAATAGTGGCAGATCGAGACGAAGATATCAGGATCGCATGCCAGGGTCTTGCCGATGCAAGGCATGAGGTTGAAAGGTATATCCTCGTTGATCCCTTTTTCAGAACAAGCTTTGATCCACTTGCAGTAACCACGACATCCCCAATCATCAACCGGATGGCAGATGCCGCAGAGAAAGCCGGGGTCGGGCCCATGGCAGCGGTCGCAGGGGCGGTTGCCACCTTTGCACTCCAGGATGTGATCACACAGGGATGCAAGTTCTGCCTGATAGATAACGGTGGAGATATTGCTCTGGTCACTGACCGTGAGGTAACCATCGGACTTTTTGCAGGTGAATCACCCCTATCAGGAAAATATGCATTTCTTGTAAGGCCAACTTCAGGAATATATGGAATCTGTACTTCATCGGCAACCGTGGGCCCCTCTATATCACTTGGGGTTGCAGACAGTGTCACAGTCTTCAGCCCTGATCCCATTCTTGCAGATGCTGTGGCAACCGCTGTGTGCAACGAACTCACACCTGAAGATCACAGATGCCTGGAAAGATTGCCAGTAGGTATCGACGGAGTCTTTGCAGTCTTCGGAGATAAAAGCGTGATATGGGGAGAGATTCCAAAAATAATTCTGGCAACTGTTGACGAGAGCCTCATAACTGCCGGAGGGATCACCAGTCATGGCGATCACCGATAA
- a CDS encoding 4Fe-4S binding protein — MKLLVKLSHKSRPIIAEVVKDTGVLINVDRARSDAHEGEEALVDVPDESCKLVSEKMRSLGAEVSILEEGIRHDRDECVDCGSCISVCPKEVFSFNSEWELQVETKRCILCGRCVIACPHQALSNNDI, encoded by the coding sequence ATGAAACTTCTGGTAAAACTTTCACATAAGAGCAGGCCGATAATTGCCGAGGTTGTCAAGGATACCGGAGTGCTGATCAATGTTGACCGGGCACGATCAGATGCACATGAAGGAGAAGAGGCCCTGGTAGACGTTCCTGACGAATCCTGTAAACTCGTCAGTGAAAAGATGCGGAGCCTCGGTGCAGAAGTAAGTATCCTTGAAGAGGGAATCCGCCATGATCGCGATGAATGCGTTGACTGCGGTTCCTGCATCAGTGTCTGTCCGAAGGAGGTATTCTCATTTAACAGTGAATGGGAACTTCAGGTTGAGACAAAACGCTGTATACTCTGTGGCAGGTGTGTAATTGCCTGCCCACACCAGGCCCTTTCAAACAATGATATCTGA
- a CDS encoding homocysteine biosynthesis protein produces the protein MDKSIDEINRRIREGSARVVTADEMPAIVSELGEEGALKEVDVVTTGTFGAMCSSGAFLNFGHAEPPIKMERIWLNDVDAYGGIAAVDTYIGATNKSVTRAESYGGAHVIEDFIAGKAIELRAQSSGSDCYPRRNITTEIRLEDLNQAIMVNPRNAYQRYDGATNTSDDTLYTYMGTLLPHSGNVTYSGAGTLNPLCNDPALRLIGSGVPILLGGAPGMVVGEGTQHSSAGNFGTLMTTADMNEMSTDFLRAAYMYRYGPTLYMGVGVPLPVLDIEVVRRTAIRDEEIPVSIKDYGVPSRSRPVITQVSYADLKTGRIDLNGEEVRTSSLSSYRNALKVARTLKQWIEDGQMTLCLPTRRLDPSKQVKPMRETRKVALVQEIMQRKVVTIKEDEEIPEAARKLLKGETNHLPVLNEQGRLVGVVTTFDVAKAVAHPERRVRVKDVMTRNVITTRSDEPVDIAAQKLDHHRISALPVVDAQNQCIAILHASDLGKLFKPGGQGV, from the coding sequence ATGGATAAAAGCATCGATGAGATCAACCGGCGGATACGGGAGGGATCAGCCAGGGTGGTCACTGCCGATGAGATGCCTGCAATTGTCAGTGAACTCGGGGAAGAAGGAGCCCTCAAAGAGGTGGATGTAGTAACCACCGGGACCTTCGGGGCCATGTGTTCCTCAGGTGCATTCCTCAATTTTGGTCATGCAGAACCCCCCATTAAGATGGAACGGATCTGGCTCAATGATGTAGATGCATACGGGGGTATTGCAGCTGTTGACACCTACATCGGAGCCACAAACAAATCAGTCACCAGGGCTGAGAGTTATGGGGGGGCTCATGTTATCGAGGATTTCATCGCAGGAAAAGCGATCGAACTCAGGGCACAATCCTCGGGATCCGATTGTTATCCACGCCGCAATATTACCACCGAAATTCGGCTTGAAGATCTCAACCAGGCGATCATGGTCAATCCACGCAACGCCTACCAGCGGTACGACGGAGCAACCAATACTTCAGATGACACCCTCTACACCTACATGGGGACCCTCCTTCCCCACTCAGGGAATGTGACATATTCAGGTGCAGGGACTCTGAACCCACTCTGCAACGATCCTGCCCTCAGGCTCATTGGAAGCGGAGTGCCGATCCTCCTCGGGGGTGCACCAGGGATGGTTGTCGGTGAGGGAACGCAGCACTCTTCTGCAGGAAACTTCGGGACCCTGATGACAACTGCCGACATGAACGAGATGTCCACCGACTTCCTCAGAGCCGCATATATGTACCGGTACGGCCCCACCCTGTATATGGGAGTCGGTGTTCCCCTGCCAGTCCTTGATATCGAGGTGGTCAGGAGAACCGCGATCAGGGATGAGGAGATCCCGGTAAGCATCAAGGATTACGGAGTCCCCTCAAGAAGCCGGCCGGTCATTACTCAGGTCAGTTATGCTGATCTGAAAACCGGCAGGATCGATCTCAACGGGGAAGAGGTCAGGACCTCGTCTCTCTCCAGTTACCGGAATGCCCTGAAGGTTGCCAGAACTCTGAAGCAGTGGATCGAAGACGGACAGATGACACTGTGTCTTCCGACCAGACGTCTTGACCCCTCAAAGCAGGTCAAGCCGATGAGAGAGACCCGGAAGGTTGCACTGGTCCAGGAGATCATGCAGCGAAAGGTTGTCACGATCAAGGAGGATGAAGAGATACCCGAGGCAGCCAGAAAACTTCTGAAGGGTGAGACAAATCATCTGCCGGTACTCAACGAACAGGGCAGACTTGTCGGAGTGGTAACCACGTTCGATGTCGCCAAGGCAGTCGCTCATCCGGAACGCAGAGTACGGGTAAAAGATGTCATGACCAGGAATGTGATCACAACACGGTCAGATGAACCGGTTGATATCGCTGCACAAAAACTGGATCACCACCGGATCAGTGCTCTTCCGGTCGTGGATGCACAGAACCAGTGCATTGCCATCCTTCATGCAAGTGATCTCGGTAAACTCTTCAAACCCGGAGGTCAGGGAGTATGA
- a CDS encoding response regulator encodes MGQKQKKILIIDDEAVFREAQSEALTRCGYTCNAVENAGHGIQRLKSEHYDLVLLDIMMDPLDGWDTLDLIKNLPQGPEIPVFMSSAKVVFADEILRFGEQISGFIKKPFVDSEICEYINSFFEWYDAVLSDASGAESKGVPSDVCAEWILLSRQIRALKGLKEIVNPRCIPDETESEEVIFARKLREIQLLIDEKMQKRVSIIHDHPPLLLRG; translated from the coding sequence ATGGGTCAGAAACAGAAGAAGATACTGATAATCGACGACGAGGCAGTATTCAGGGAGGCACAGAGTGAAGCACTGACCAGGTGTGGATACACCTGTAATGCAGTGGAAAATGCAGGGCACGGGATACAGCGCCTGAAATCTGAACACTACGATCTCGTACTTCTGGATATCATGATGGATCCCCTTGATGGGTGGGATACGCTTGATCTGATCAAGAACCTTCCTCAGGGACCGGAGATTCCGGTCTTTATGTCATCAGCAAAAGTTGTGTTTGCAGATGAGATACTCCGGTTCGGAGAACAGATCAGTGGATTTATAAAAAAACCCTTTGTTGACTCTGAAATTTGTGAGTACATCAACTCGTTCTTTGAGTGGTACGATGCTGTCCTCTCTGATGCTTCTGGTGCAGAATCAAAAGGGGTTCCTTCTGATGTATGTGCTGAATGGATTCTTCTGTCACGGCAGATTCGAGCATTAAAAGGACTGAAAGAGATCGTGAACCCCCGATGTATCCCGGATGAGACTGAATCTGAAGAGGTGATATTTGCACGCAAACTTAGAGAGATTCAGCTGCTCATCGATGAGAAGATGCAGAAGCGTGTATCTATCATTCATGATCATCCTCCACTTCTTCTCAGGGGCTGA